A window of Bacillus spongiae contains these coding sequences:
- a CDS encoding toast rack family protein, translating into MKKGILFVFVSCLSILLVGCINITVSSDGEKKDKQIMIKKDDAEALEVEIDIKVGELTLNQGTDHWLEGNVSYNVERPVPESNYKKQGEIGVIELSEPAGDKGINLGNNIENNWDLRLTNDVPIDLKVDTGASESTLNLQDIELSSLDIHSGVGELTVDLTGNRSNSFTGKIDTGIGETTVLLPKDIGVRLKVDNGIGSISTNGLIRESSGVYVNEAFEKSDIIIDLDVDMGIGEVNLKMQ; encoded by the coding sequence TTGAAAAAGGGGATTCTGTTTGTCTTTGTGTCATGTTTAAGCATTTTACTTGTTGGGTGCATAAATATTACAGTTTCAAGCGATGGTGAGAAGAAAGATAAACAAATAATGATTAAAAAAGATGATGCAGAAGCATTGGAAGTTGAGATAGATATTAAAGTTGGAGAATTGACACTAAATCAAGGAACCGATCATTGGTTAGAAGGAAATGTATCATATAATGTTGAACGACCTGTTCCTGAAAGTAATTATAAAAAACAAGGGGAAATAGGGGTCATTGAACTGTCTGAGCCTGCAGGGGATAAGGGGATTAATTTAGGCAATAATATAGAAAATAACTGGGATTTAAGGCTAACAAATGATGTGCCAATAGATTTGAAAGTGGATACTGGCGCATCTGAAAGTACCCTAAATTTACAAGATATTGAACTCTCATCATTGGATATTCATTCAGGTGTTGGAGAATTGACCGTTGATTTGACTGGAAACAGGTCCAACAGTTTTACAGGAAAAATCGATACAGGAATAGGCGAAACAACTGTACTATTACCAAAAGATATAGGAGTTCGACTAAAAGTAGATAATGGTATCGGATCAATTTCTACTAATGGTCTTATTCGGGAGTCTTCAGGAGTGTATGTAAATGAAGCGTTCGAGAAAAGTGATATAATCATTGACTTAGATGTTGACATGGGAATTGGCGAAGTAAATTTGAAAATGCAATAA
- a CDS encoding DUF2339 domain-containing protein, whose translation MNDKIQELQNRVEQLEKQVNDLEQKMNTSVNPSHPKAVSLIDSSPSNQNEENVKTWGENIGQKWLPRIFIFVLLLGIVWGFAAAVEGNYITEQVRIAIGFGTAVLFYFVGTSQFKKHRLNLAYSLLGGTIVILFLTTFSAHMLYEFIPFWPAFILNLSWLLFGLYTAYKFHSEVIAVIVSVGGFLVPFLLNGQEGGEWLFYTYETLLYIVFLLYSFRYHYQWLHYVSFFFLPLTIITYLLLSGTGGEAPAYMMIIQHVCIGFILFYKLPLHYRHHIATLIPSTILTSLFVLGTFKDWKLDAILLIAIIAYTTLSLSLFYMKSASERIALAAFPALYLIAVYTNHLFDNELLTILIMFQAGLGIYYSTILKSRLILFTSGVTFLIGAIRVYDMRLWTLWSFELLAWLAFFVLCFALIVLTHKLKELSFQIIYKCGVVLFSFMLLVFLWLLGPLLTVDYSSMVQQMVISLLWLCYAVGYILFGKWKNIHQLESFGLIMIFVVLLKGIFIDLPISSLAIRAILFIVLGTIGLIVSRFSYGKNH comes from the coding sequence ATGAATGATAAAATTCAAGAACTTCAAAACCGAGTTGAGCAGTTGGAAAAGCAAGTAAACGATCTTGAACAAAAAATGAACACATCAGTCAACCCTTCCCACCCTAAAGCTGTTTCACTTATTGACTCCTCACCTTCTAACCAAAACGAGGAAAATGTGAAAACATGGGGAGAAAATATTGGTCAAAAATGGCTTCCACGCATTTTCATTTTCGTTCTCTTGTTAGGAATTGTGTGGGGATTCGCTGCCGCTGTTGAAGGGAATTATATTACAGAACAAGTTCGAATCGCCATTGGCTTTGGAACAGCCGTCCTTTTTTATTTCGTCGGAACCTCTCAATTCAAAAAACATCGTCTTAACTTAGCATATAGCCTTCTCGGAGGAACGATCGTTATTTTATTTTTAACGACCTTTTCTGCCCATATGCTATATGAATTCATTCCGTTTTGGCCAGCGTTCATATTAAATCTAAGTTGGTTACTATTTGGATTGTATACTGCCTATAAATTTCATTCTGAAGTGATTGCAGTTATTGTTTCAGTTGGTGGATTTTTAGTACCATTTTTACTAAATGGACAAGAAGGTGGGGAGTGGTTATTTTATACTTACGAGACGTTATTGTATATCGTCTTTTTACTCTACTCATTCCGCTATCACTATCAATGGCTTCATTATGTTTCTTTTTTCTTCCTTCCTCTCACAATAATCACGTACCTTTTGTTAAGTGGGACAGGTGGAGAAGCTCCTGCGTATATGATGATCATTCAACATGTCTGTATCGGTTTCATCTTATTTTATAAACTTCCTTTACACTATCGTCATCATATCGCAACATTAATACCGAGTACCATCTTGACCTCCTTATTTGTTCTAGGAACATTTAAAGATTGGAAACTAGATGCAATACTCCTTATAGCTATTATTGCTTATACAACGCTTTCGCTCTCCCTCTTTTACATGAAGTCTGCATCTGAGCGAATAGCTTTAGCCGCTTTTCCAGCACTATATTTAATAGCCGTCTATACAAATCACCTTTTTGACAATGAACTTCTGACAATATTAATCATGTTCCAAGCGGGATTAGGGATTTATTACTCCACCATTTTAAAAAGCCGGCTTATACTATTTACTTCAGGGGTCACGTTTTTAATTGGCGCTATTAGAGTGTATGACATGAGGCTTTGGACACTTTGGAGTTTCGAACTACTTGCATGGCTCGCATTTTTTGTTCTCTGTTTCGCTCTGATTGTCCTAACACATAAGCTTAAGGAATTGTCTTTTCAAATAATTTATAAATGTGGGGTTGTTCTGTTTTCCTTCATGCTATTGGTCTTTCTCTGGTTATTAGGCCCATTACTTACAGTAGATTACTCTTCCATGGTTCAACAAATGGTTATATCTTTATTGTGGCTTTGTTACGCCGTAGGTTATATCCTTTTTGGAAAATGGAAAAACATCCATCAACTCGAAAGCTTTGGTTTAATCATGATCTTTGTCGTTCTACTTAAAGGAATATTTATTGACTTACCTATTTCCTCTCTAGCTATACGGGCCATTTTATTTATCGTCCTTGGCACAATCGGTTTAATCGTTTCGCGATTTTCCTATGGAAAAAACCATTAA